One genomic region from Terriglobus aquaticus encodes:
- a CDS encoding SDR family oxidoreductase, whose translation MNASGNVILITGGGTGIGRGLAEAFQKDGNEVIIAGRRQSVLEDTVKANPGMHFVTLDVEDAADVQRFAAEVKERFPRLNVLINNAGIMKTEDLTAGEKDLATAEQTVAINLLGTFRVTAALMPLLLQQGQATIMTVTSGLAFMPIHPNPSYCATKAAIHSWSQSLRYQLRDKGVEVLEIVPPYVQTELTGPFQAADPNAMPLAEYISETMELLKNPPASGEILVERVRGRRFAEQSGTYDQLFAEWNDYAAKRLIERAKAGQE comes from the coding sequence ATGAACGCATCGGGCAACGTCATCTTGATCACGGGCGGTGGTACCGGCATTGGCCGTGGGCTGGCGGAAGCATTTCAGAAGGATGGCAACGAGGTCATCATCGCGGGACGCCGCCAGTCGGTGCTGGAAGACACGGTGAAAGCGAACCCTGGCATGCACTTTGTCACGCTGGACGTAGAGGACGCCGCTGACGTGCAGCGCTTTGCCGCCGAGGTGAAGGAGCGCTTTCCCAGGCTGAACGTGTTGATCAACAACGCCGGCATTATGAAGACCGAAGACTTGACGGCGGGCGAAAAAGATCTGGCTACGGCGGAGCAGACGGTTGCGATCAACCTGCTGGGAACGTTTCGTGTGACGGCGGCGCTCATGCCCTTACTGCTGCAACAGGGCCAGGCGACCATCATGACGGTCACGTCGGGCCTGGCGTTTATGCCGATCCATCCCAACCCGTCGTATTGCGCGACCAAGGCGGCGATCCACTCGTGGTCGCAGTCGCTGCGCTACCAGTTGCGCGACAAAGGTGTCGAGGTGCTGGAGATTGTGCCGCCGTATGTGCAGACGGAGCTGACCGGACCGTTCCAGGCTGCGGACCCGAATGCGATGCCGCTGGCGGAGTACATCAGCGAGACGATGGAGCTGCTGAAGAACCCGCCGGCGAGTGGAGAGATCCTCGTGGAGCGGGTGCGTGGCCGTCGCTTTGCGGAGCAAAGTGGAACGTACGATCAGTTGTTTGCCGAGTGGAACGACTATGCGGCGAAGCGGCTGATTGAGCGGGCGAAGGCCGGGCAGGAGTAA
- the ppc gene encoding phosphoenolpyruvate carboxylase, giving the protein MPSLWQPSDWSSRLAELRATDTHTKEAPLRRDVRSLGALLGEVLREQSGDRLFDLVEQLRRLATERREAEFNHQHEAAQAKLDEALALVRDLDTATAYQLARAFGFYFELINLAETNHRKRRRLAGLLDTARPPQRGSLQGTLRRMREAGYTADEALTLLRDICITPVFTAHPTEVARRSVMFKRHRIAELLEQLDRVPNTEDALNRLQSDVLTEITALWQTDDVRNERPEVRDEIRMALDFYDASIFDTIPTLYTEVQNALRKEYGRDLSLLDLPTLVRFGSWIGGDRDGNPFVTPEVTRESLEMSRSLLEKHYRQRLSEALQQIAASTQQVGSSPELQAAIERYLRMLPSEAKNLIARFRFEQVRLMLACILLRLGGTPQISYASKHSERLPQYDCADDLERDLQLVRNALITHHGIRLAEMWIDPLIIEVRTYGLHLQTLDIRQHAKLHLQAVEEITQAIPGTAPDSPLIEEKPLTPQTTDVVDTFRAIADLKLHGDPTTIQQYIISGATSAEDVFRVLWLARLGGVPVAGNPKRKDPGMLIAPLFESIEDLQNAPVICRALWTSPAYAPLLDAAGRRQEVMLGYSDSNKDGGMIASTWEIYKAHRALHDVARECNVKLRLFHGRGGTVGRGGGPTHRAIYAQPLNSFNGQYRITEQGEVLNWKYSDVVLAERSLELMIAASLDAVARPDLRAHQSCGDCTGHLTGEMLPEWEQTLDHLAVVSFHRYREDILDNPDTFDYFQQGTPVAELEHAKIGSRPAKRSGKRSLADLRAIPWVFGWMQSRHLVPAWYGVGTALEGFARDNTGGLDQLRTMLRDFPLFIDMLRNVEMALAKSDFGIARLYASLVPDRALADRVFTMLQAEFERARSMVLLITGQSELMEQNQVLARSIRLRNPYVDPMSWIQVELLRRKHEAAAGKPGSINGEDEAALNRAITATINGISAGLRNTG; this is encoded by the coding sequence ATGCCGTCGCTCTGGCAGCCCTCTGACTGGTCCAGCCGCCTCGCCGAACTGCGCGCGACCGACACCCACACCAAGGAAGCGCCACTGCGCCGTGACGTCCGCTCGCTCGGCGCGCTTCTTGGTGAAGTTCTGCGCGAGCAATCGGGCGACCGGCTCTTCGACCTGGTCGAGCAGCTTCGCCGTCTCGCGACCGAACGCCGCGAAGCCGAGTTCAACCACCAGCACGAAGCCGCACAGGCCAAGCTGGACGAAGCTCTCGCGCTTGTCCGTGACCTGGACACCGCAACGGCCTACCAGCTCGCGCGCGCCTTCGGCTTTTACTTCGAACTGATCAACCTAGCCGAGACCAATCACCGCAAGCGCCGCCGCCTCGCCGGCCTTCTCGACACCGCGCGCCCACCGCAGCGCGGATCGCTGCAGGGCACGCTGCGCCGCATGCGCGAAGCCGGCTACACCGCCGACGAAGCACTCACCTTGCTTCGCGACATCTGCATCACGCCCGTCTTCACCGCGCACCCAACGGAGGTCGCGCGCCGCTCCGTCATGTTCAAGCGGCATCGCATCGCAGAGCTGCTCGAGCAGCTCGACCGCGTACCGAACACCGAAGACGCGCTGAACCGTTTGCAGTCCGACGTGCTCACCGAGATCACGGCGCTCTGGCAGACCGACGACGTGCGCAACGAGCGCCCCGAAGTGCGCGACGAAATCCGCATGGCGCTCGACTTCTACGACGCCAGCATCTTCGACACCATCCCCACGCTCTACACCGAAGTACAGAACGCTCTGCGCAAGGAGTACGGCCGCGACCTGTCGCTGCTCGATCTGCCGACACTCGTCCGCTTCGGCTCCTGGATCGGCGGCGACCGAGACGGCAATCCCTTCGTCACGCCCGAGGTGACGCGCGAGTCGCTCGAGATGTCGCGCTCGCTGCTCGAGAAGCACTACCGCCAGCGCCTCTCCGAAGCGCTGCAGCAGATCGCAGCCAGCACGCAACAGGTCGGCAGTTCGCCGGAGCTGCAGGCCGCCATCGAGCGCTACCTGCGCATGCTGCCCAGCGAGGCAAAGAACCTCATCGCGCGCTTCCGCTTTGAGCAGGTGCGCCTCATGCTCGCCTGCATCCTGCTTCGCCTCGGCGGCACACCGCAGATCAGCTACGCCTCCAAGCACTCCGAACGCCTGCCGCAGTACGATTGCGCAGACGATCTGGAGCGCGACCTCCAACTCGTGCGCAATGCGCTCATCACGCATCACGGCATCCGCCTTGCGGAGATGTGGATCGACCCGCTCATCATCGAGGTCCGCACCTACGGCCTGCACCTGCAAACGCTCGATATCCGCCAGCACGCCAAGCTCCACCTGCAGGCCGTTGAAGAGATCACGCAAGCCATCCCCGGCACTGCGCCCGATTCGCCGCTCATTGAAGAGAAGCCGCTCACGCCGCAGACGACCGACGTGGTCGATACGTTCCGCGCCATCGCCGACCTGAAACTGCACGGTGACCCCACCACGATCCAGCAGTACATCATCTCCGGCGCCACCTCTGCCGAAGACGTCTTCCGCGTCCTGTGGCTCGCCCGCCTCGGTGGCGTTCCCGTTGCCGGCAATCCGAAGCGCAAAGACCCAGGCATGCTCATCGCGCCGCTCTTCGAGTCCATCGAAGACCTGCAGAACGCACCCGTCATCTGCCGCGCGCTGTGGACCAGCCCCGCCTACGCTCCGCTGCTGGACGCTGCGGGCCGCCGCCAGGAAGTCATGCTCGGCTACTCCGACTCCAACAAGGACGGCGGCATGATCGCCTCCACCTGGGAGATTTACAAGGCACACCGCGCCCTGCACGATGTGGCGCGCGAGTGCAATGTGAAGCTGCGCCTCTTCCATGGTCGCGGCGGCACCGTGGGCCGTGGCGGCGGGCCCACGCATCGCGCCATCTACGCGCAGCCGCTGAACAGCTTCAACGGCCAGTACCGCATCACTGAGCAGGGCGAAGTCCTGAACTGGAAGTACTCGGACGTCGTGCTCGCCGAGCGCTCGCTCGAACTCATGATCGCGGCCTCGCTTGACGCCGTGGCGCGCCCCGATCTGCGCGCACATCAGTCCTGCGGCGACTGCACCGGCCACCTGACCGGCGAGATGCTGCCCGAGTGGGAGCAGACACTCGACCACCTGGCCGTGGTCAGCTTCCACCGCTACCGCGAAGACATCCTCGACAATCCCGACACCTTCGATTATTTCCAGCAGGGCACGCCCGTTGCCGAACTTGAGCACGCCAAGATCGGCTCACGCCCCGCCAAGCGCAGCGGCAAGCGCTCGCTCGCCGACCTGCGCGCGATCCCGTGGGTCTTCGGATGGATGCAATCGCGCCACCTCGTCCCCGCCTGGTACGGCGTGGGCACCGCGCTGGAAGGTTTCGCGCGCGACAACACCGGCGGCCTCGACCAGCTCCGCACCATGCTGCGCGACTTCCCGCTGTTCATTGACATGCTGCGCAACGTCGAGATGGCGCTCGCCAAGTCCGACTTCGGCATCGCCCGCCTCTATGCCTCGCTGGTGCCTGACCGCGCGCTGGCCGACCGCGTCTTCACCATGCTGCAGGCCGAGTTCGAACGCGCCCGCTCCATGGTCCTGCTCATCACCGGTCAAAGCGAGTTGATGGAGCAGAATCAGGTCCTCGCTCGTTCCATCCGGCTGCGCAATCCCTATGTCGACCCTATGAGCTGGATCCAAGTGGAACTGCTGCGCCGCAAACACGAAGCAGCCGCGGGCAAGCCCGGCAGCATCAACGGAGAAGACGAGGCCGCCCTGAACCGCGCCATCACCGCGACGATCAACGGCATCTCCGCCGGCCTGCGCAACACCGGCTGA
- a CDS encoding alpha/beta hydrolase, with translation MQRNRTASLLFRSGAIRAAVCGLALLLGGRQTFAQTPAAPAKPNPRDARITATVRYGGTDAHPLTLDFYQPNGPGPHPAVIILHGGGWVGGTSRNGSEAYAADFLAPAGYAVFSINYRLAPSTFADMIADVERSIRFVRHNAAAYAVDPQKIVLLGGSAGGYLSNMVGLLPPTALSTGDAVDRESDNIAAVVTLYGHCCLNEIPVPDAPSPGAPRLFDQLLGAPATPAALLAASPIAHIRRDAPPFLLIHGEQDEAVPFVQSLELANALASAGVRVELIPIPNGRHGTYQWTMPNIPHWERELTEWLNDTLQHSGPVGDGIVRR, from the coding sequence GCGGCCTCGCGTTGCTCTTGGGTGGCCGGCAGACGTTCGCGCAAACGCCGGCAGCGCCCGCCAAGCCCAACCCGCGCGACGCCCGCATCACGGCAACGGTGCGCTACGGCGGCACCGACGCGCATCCGCTCACGCTCGACTTCTACCAGCCAAACGGCCCCGGCCCGCACCCCGCCGTCATCATCCTGCATGGTGGTGGCTGGGTTGGCGGCACCAGCCGCAACGGCTCAGAGGCCTACGCCGCCGACTTCCTCGCGCCCGCCGGGTACGCCGTCTTCTCCATCAATTACCGCCTCGCGCCCAGCACCTTTGCCGACATGATCGCGGACGTCGAGCGCTCCATCCGCTTCGTGCGCCACAACGCCGCCGCCTACGCGGTCGATCCCCAAAAGATCGTCCTGCTTGGCGGCTCGGCCGGTGGGTACCTGAGCAACATGGTCGGCCTGTTGCCACCCACAGCTCTCTCCACCGGAGACGCGGTCGACCGCGAATCGGACAACATCGCCGCGGTGGTCACGCTATACGGCCATTGCTGCCTGAATGAGATCCCGGTTCCCGACGCACCTTCGCCCGGAGCACCCAGGCTCTTCGACCAGTTGCTCGGCGCACCCGCAACACCCGCCGCACTCCTCGCCGCTTCCCCCATCGCGCACATACGGCGCGACGCTCCGCCCTTCCTCCTCATCCACGGCGAGCAGGACGAGGCGGTGCCGTTTGTGCAATCGCTCGAACTCGCAAACGCCCTTGCCTCGGCCGGCGTCCGCGTCGAGCTCATCCCCATCCCCAACGGCCGCCACGGAACGTACCAATGGACCATGCCGAACATCCCGCACTGGGAGCGCGAGCTGACCGAGTGGCTCAACGACACGTTGCAGCACAGCGGGCCCGTTGGAGACGGCATCGTTCGCAGGTAA
- a CDS encoding DUF1684 domain-containing protein: MHRTRAAASLVVLAASAALPAQAPLRSKPAPLTPQQLQSIQAFRDHQTAILRSPMSALGMVALDRIPEGDMTIGSAPSSKIRLDHASALLGTVHRSGDTLTFTPGPASQPALTINGKPATAQPVSFDADGTSQKFVQGSVNFVLRHKDGYFIVARDTQAPELLAFHGLRWYAPDARYRVTAQWQPYPAPRTVRIVNRIGQVSNDPSYGVAQFTLNGHSYQLEPTIEQGANEPLFFVFRDLTSRTDTYQGGRFLNASMPDHGLSAPGTVVLDFNLARNPLCAFSEHTSCPLPPKQNQLNVTIPAGEKRYHD; this comes from the coding sequence ATGCATCGCACCCGCGCCGCGGCCAGCCTCGTCGTACTCGCCGCCTCCGCCGCGCTCCCCGCGCAGGCACCGCTCCGAAGCAAACCAGCGCCGCTCACTCCTCAACAACTCCAATCCATCCAGGCCTTCCGCGATCATCAGACCGCCATCCTGCGCAGCCCCATGAGCGCGCTTGGCATGGTCGCGCTCGACCGCATTCCCGAAGGCGACATGACGATCGGCTCGGCTCCGTCGAGCAAAATCCGCCTGGACCACGCCAGCGCTCTGCTCGGCACCGTTCACCGGAGCGGCGACACCCTCACCTTCACGCCCGGCCCTGCAAGCCAGCCCGCGCTCACCATCAACGGCAAACCCGCGACGGCGCAGCCCGTCAGCTTCGACGCCGATGGCACGTCGCAGAAATTCGTGCAGGGCAGCGTCAACTTCGTCCTGCGCCACAAGGACGGCTACTTCATCGTCGCGCGCGACACACAGGCGCCGGAACTGCTCGCCTTTCACGGCCTGCGCTGGTACGCGCCGGACGCCCGCTACCGAGTCACCGCGCAATGGCAGCCCTACCCCGCGCCTCGCACGGTGCGCATCGTCAACCGCATCGGCCAGGTCTCGAACGATCCCTCTTACGGCGTCGCGCAGTTCACGCTCAACGGCCACAGCTACCAACTCGAACCCACCATCGAGCAAGGCGCAAACGAACCGCTCTTCTTCGTCTTCCGCGACCTGACTAGCCGTACCGACACCTACCAGGGCGGTCGCTTCCTCAACGCGTCCATGCCCGACCACGGCCTTTCCGCGCCCGGCACCGTCGTGCTCGACTTCAATCTCGCGCGCAACCCGCTCTGTGCCTTTTCCGAGCACACTTCCTGTCCGCTGCCACCGAAACAGAACCAACTCAACGTGACCATTCCTGCAGGCGAAAAGCGCTACCACGACTAG
- a CDS encoding CPBP family intramembrane glutamic endopeptidase, translated as MPEPIEPHADPIPQSGAPEWAPSAADDSNAATDPPRQQNVRAIFFGEDGLRAGWSLLLFVAITAALAFAANRIVHALHPGAPHQAHPKLTTVSSVLAGDYGGFALAALAAFIVSRVERRRFGRYGIGLPTAHRIKQFLLGSALGLGALSLLVLVLWKTGHLAFDGVQMHGPAVLQYGLLWFVAFVGVGLMEEFLTRGFVQFTVTRGLAGLARSAGLPYRRSVAVGFWVAAAIFAAVFGLGHTSNSGESPFGIASTVIIAFVFVYSLWRTGSLWWAIGYHAAWDWAQSFLFGTPDSGLMMQNHFLSCHSIGTVLLSGGLTGPEGSIFDLGEIVLTVLVIYFALPAEPGSYADPNWTPNDTVAR; from the coding sequence ATGCCCGAGCCGATCGAACCGCACGCCGATCCTATCCCGCAGAGTGGCGCCCCCGAGTGGGCGCCCAGCGCCGCAGACGACAGCAATGCCGCGACCGACCCGCCTCGCCAGCAAAATGTCCGCGCCATCTTCTTTGGTGAAGACGGCCTGCGCGCCGGCTGGTCCCTGCTGCTGTTCGTTGCGATCACCGCTGCACTTGCCTTTGCAGCAAACCGGATCGTGCACGCGCTGCACCCTGGCGCGCCCCACCAGGCTCACCCGAAGCTCACCACGGTCAGCAGCGTTCTGGCCGGCGACTACGGCGGCTTCGCCTTGGCCGCTCTGGCCGCCTTTATCGTCTCGCGCGTGGAGCGCCGCCGCTTCGGTCGCTACGGCATCGGTCTTCCCACGGCTCACCGCATAAAGCAGTTTCTGCTCGGCAGCGCTCTCGGCCTCGGCGCTCTCTCGCTGCTCGTCCTCGTTCTATGGAAGACCGGTCACCTCGCGTTTGACGGCGTGCAGATGCACGGCCCGGCGGTGCTACAGTACGGCCTGCTGTGGTTCGTGGCGTTCGTCGGCGTCGGCCTGATGGAGGAGTTCCTCACCCGCGGCTTCGTCCAGTTCACCGTGACGCGCGGCCTGGCGGGGCTGGCGCGCTCCGCCGGCCTGCCGTACCGCCGCAGTGTTGCGGTCGGCTTCTGGGTCGCTGCCGCCATCTTCGCCGCAGTCTTCGGCCTGGGGCACACCAGCAACTCCGGCGAGTCACCGTTCGGCATCGCGTCCACTGTGATCATCGCGTTCGTCTTTGTCTACTCGCTGTGGCGCACCGGCTCGCTCTGGTGGGCGATCGGATACCACGCCGCGTGGGATTGGGCGCAATCGTTTCTCTTCGGCACGCCCGACAGCGGCCTGATGATGCAGAACCACTTCCTCAGCTGCCACTCCATCGGCACCGTGTTGCTGAGCGGCGGCCTCACCGGCCCCGAAGGCAGCATCTTCGACCTCGGCGAGATCGTTCTCACCGTGCTCGTGATCTACTTCGCGCTGCCGGCCGAGCCCGGCTCTTACGCTGATCCCAACTGGACGCCGAACGACACAGTCGCACGCTGA